The DNA sequence GTCATCTCCATGGGCGTCTGCGCCTCCTCCGGAGGCATGTTCAACAACTACGCGATCGTCCAGGGCGTCGACCACATCGTCCCGGTCGACATCTATCTGCCCGGCTGTCCGCCGCGTCCCGAGATGCTCATGGACTCGATCCTCAAGCTGCACCAGAAGATCCGCGAGGAGAAGCTCGGCGTCAACCGCGAGCGTGCGGCCCGTGAGGCGGAGGAAGCGGCGCTGAAAGCGGTGCCGACGATCGAGATGAAGGGGCTGCTTCGGTGAGCGACGCGCACGAGGCCGCCGGGCCGCAGACGACGACGAAGGCCGCACCTCTGCGCCTCGTGGGCGGAGAAGCGAACGGAGGGACACGGTGAGCGACGCGCACGAGGCCGCCGGGCCGCAGACGACGACGAAGGCCGCACCTCTGCGCCTCGTGGGCGGAGAAGCGAACGGAGGGACACGGTGAGCGACGCGCACGAGGCCGCCGGGCCGCAGACGACGACGAAGGCCGCACCTCTGCGCCTCGTGGGCGGAGAAGCGAACGGAGGGACACGTTGACTGAGGCCAATGGGGTCAACGGACCCAACGGGGTCAACCCGGACCAGGACCTCAATGCCGAGAACCTCCCCGGTCGCCGCGGCGACCAGGGCGAGCCCATCCGCGTCCAGCGCGGCATGTTCGGCGCCAACAACGGCGGCGACACCACCGGCTACGGCGGGCTGGTGCGCCCCGTACGGCTGCCCGGCCAGGCCACCCGGCCGTACGGGGGCTGGTTCGACGAGGTCGCCGACGAACTCGAGGGCGCGCTCGAGGAGCAGTCGCTGCTCCCGGAGAACGCCATCGAGAAGACCGTCGTGGACCGCGGTGAGCTGACCTTCCACATCGCCCGCGAGCACCTGCCGCGGGTCGCCCGGACCCTGCGCGACGACCCGGCGCTCCGCTTCGAACTGTGCACCGGCGTCAGCGGAGTGCACTTCCCCGGCGACAAGGGCCGTGAGCTGCACGCCGTCTACCACCTGCGGTCGATCACCCATAACCGGGTGATCCGGCTGGAGGTGAGCGCCCCCGACAGCGATCCGCACATCCCGTCGATCGTCGATGTCTATCCGACCAACGACTGGCACGAGCGCGAGACCTACGACTTCTTCGGCCTGATCTTCGACGGTCATCCCGCGCTGACGCGGATCATGATGCCCGACGACTGGCAGGGCTTCCCGCAACGCAAGGACTACCCGCTCGGCGGCATCCCCGTCGAGTACAAGGGCGCCCAGATCCCGGCTCCGGACCAGCGGAGGTCGTACAGCTGATGACTGCCCCCCACGCAACCCCCTCGGCGTCCGCGCGCGAGACGACCGAAGGCACCGTCTACACCGTCACCGGCGGTGACTGGGACGAGGTCGTGGCCGCCACGGCGAAGGCCGACGACGAGCGGATCATCGTCAACATGGGTCCGCAGCACCCCTCCACCCACGGGGTGCTCCGGCTGATCCTGGAGATCGACGGCGAGACGGTCACCGAGACCCGCTGCGGAATCGGTTATCTGCACACCGGAATCGAGAAGAACCTCGAATTCCGGAACTGGACGCAGGGCACCACCTTCGTGACGCGCATGGACTATCTGACGCCCTTCTACAACGAGGCGGTGTACTGCCTGGGCGTCGAGAAGCTGCTCGGCATCGAGGACCAGATCCCGGACCGGGCCTCGGTGATCCGGGTGCTGCTGATGGAGCTCAACCGGCTCTCCTCGCACCTGGTGGCCATCGCCACCGGCGGTATGGAGCTCGGCGCGACCACGATCATGATCTACGGCTTCCGTGACCGCGAGATGATCCTGGACATCTACGAGCTGATCACCGGTCTGCGGATGAACCACGCGTACATCCGGCCCGGCGGTCTCGCGCAGGATCTGCCGCCGGGCACGGTCGACCAGATCCGGGCCTTCCTGAAGACGATGCGCAAGAACATGGCCGAGTACGACAAGCTGGCCACCGGGAACCCGATCTTCAAGGCACGGCTCCAGGACGTCGGCTATCTCGACCTCGCCGGCTGCATGGCGCTCGGCGTGACCGGTCCGATACTGCGGGCCACCGGACTCCCGCACGATCTGCGCAAGTCCGATCCGTACTGCGGCTATGAGACCTATGACTTCGAGGTGCCGACCGCCGACACCTGCGATGCCTACGGCCGCTTCCTGATCCGGCTGGAGGAGATGCGCCAGTCGCTGCGGATCGTCGAGCAGTGCCTGGACCGGCTGGAACCGGGGCCGGTGATGGTCGCGGACAAGAAGATCGCCTGGCCCGCGCAGCTGGCGCTCGGTCCGGACGGCCTCGGCAACTCCCTGGACCACATCAAGAACATCATGGGCACCTCGATGGAGGCCCTGATCCACCACTTCAAGCTGGTGACCGAGGGATTCCGGGTCCCGCCCGGACAGGTGTACGCGACGGTCGAGTCGCCCAAGGGCGAGCTGGGCGCACACATGGTCAGCGACGGCGGCACCCGCCCGTACCGCGTCCACTTCCGCGACCCGTCCTTCACCAATCTGCAGGCCGTGGCGGCGATGTGCGAGGGCGGCCAGGTCGCCGATGTGATCGTCGCCGTCGCATCCATCGACCCCGTGATGGGAGGAGTGGACCGGTGAGTGCCGAAGTGCAGCTGGGAATGCCGGAGCTGCCTGCCCCCGACTACCCGGCCGAGGTGCGCGCCCGGCTCGAGGCGGACGCCCGGGAGGTGATCGCCCGCTACCCGGACAGCCGCAGCGCACTGCTGCCGCTGCTGCACCTGGTGCAGTCCGAGGAGGGCCATGTCACCCGGACCGGGATGCGGTTCTGCGCCGAGCTGCTGGACCTCACCACCGCCGAGGTCACCGCCGTGGCCACCTTCTACACGATGTACCGGCGCAAGCCCTCCGGCGACTACCAGGTGGGGGTGTGCACCAACACCCTGTGCGCGGTGATGGGCGGCGACGCGATCTTCGAGGAGCTGCAGAGCCACCTGGGGGTGGGCAACGGGGAGACCACCGAGGACGGCAAGGTCACCCTGGAGCACATCGAGTGCAACGCGGCCTGCGACTACGCACCCGTGGTGATGGTCAACTGGGAGTTCTTCGACAACCAGACCGTCGAATCCGCCAAGCGGCTCGTCGACGATCTGCGGGCGGGCCGGACCGTCGAGCCGACCCGGGGCGCACCGCTGTGCACCTACAAGGAGACCGCCCGCATCCTGGCCGGCTTCCCCGACGCGCGGCCGGGCGCCGTCGAGGCCGGCGGCTCCGCGGGGCCCGCCTCGCTGGTCGGGCTGCGGCTGGCCAAGGGCGAGGCGGCACCCGGCCGGGTCGTCTCGCCGAGGTCCGCGGACGCCCCGCAGGACGAGGCACCGCCGACGCATCCCAGCTCGCACGACGCGCCGCAGCGGACCTCCGCCTCCGATCCGCATCACCCGGCCGGTCCGGTCGCCGAGGAGGGGGAGTGATGACCGTGACAACCGAGATCAATGGGCACAGCCCCGAGAAGCTGCTGGCACCCGTGCTCTCCGCGTTCTGGGACCAGCCGAACTCCTGGGCCCTGCGCACCTATCTGCGGCACGAGGGCTACGAGGGCATGCGCAAAGCCCTCGCCATGGACCCCGACGCGGTGATCGCGCTGGTGAAGGAGGCGGGTCTGCGCGGCCGCGGCGGCGCGGGCTTCCCCACCGGAATGAAGTGGCAGTTCATTCCGCAGGGCGATGGCAAGCCGCACTATCTCGTCGTCAACGCGGACGAGTCGGAACCGGGCACCTGCAAGGACATCCCTCTTCTCTACGCCAATCCGCACGCCCTCATCGAGGGCATGGTCATCGCCTGTCACGCCATCCGCTCCGAGCACGCCTTCATCTATCTGCGCGGCGAGGTCGTCCCCGTGCTGCGGCGGCTGCACGAGGCCGTTCGCGAGGCGTACGAGGCGGGCTACCTCGGCACCGCGGAGCGGCGACGGCAGAAGCTCGGGGTGGACGGACTTCCCGGTCTCGACATCACGGTGCACGCCGGCGCCGGCGCGTACATCTGTGGTGAGGAGACCGCACTGCTGGACTCGCTGGAGGGACGCCGCGGCCAGCCCCGGCTGCGGCCTCCCTTCCCCGCGGTCGCCGGTCTGTACGCGTGCCCCACTGTCGTCAACAACGTCGAATCCATCGCCTCGGTTCCCTCGATCCTCAACAAGGGCAAGGAATGGTTCCGTTCGATGGGCAGCGAGAAGTCCCCGGGCTTCACGCTCTACTCCCTCTCCGGCCATGTGGCCAACCCCGGACAGTACGAGGGCCCGCTCGGGATCACCCTGCGCCAGCTGCTCGAGATGAGCGGCGGGATGCGCCCCGGCCACCGGCTGAAGTTCTGGACCCCGGGCGGCTCGTCCACCCCGCTGCTCACCGATGAGCACCTCGACGTCCCGCTGGACTACGAGGGCGTGGGCGCGGCCGGATCGATGCTGGGCACCAAGGCGCTCCAGTGCTTCGACGAGACCACCTGCGTGGTGCGGGCCGTGACCCGCTGGACCGAGTTCTACGCGCATGAGTCCTGCGGCAAGTGCACACCCTGCCGCGAGGGCACGTACTGGCTGGTGCAGCTGTTGCGCGACATCGAGGCCGGCAAGGGACGCATGGACGACCTCGACAAGCTGGCGGACATCGCCGACAACATCAACGGCAAGTCCTTCTGCGCCCTCGGCGACGGCGCGGCCAGCCCCATCTTCTCCTCGCTGAAGTACTTCCGCGCGGAGTACGAGCAGCACATCACCGGCGGAGGCTGTCCGTTCGACCCGGCCAAGTCCACCGCCTGGGCCGACCAGCCGCGCTCCACTCACCTGGGGGTGAACGCATGACCGTGACCACCAACGCACCCTCGTCGGGCGGGGAGGCGGCGGTGCCGCGCGAAGATCTGGTCTCCGTCACCATCGACGGGATCGAGATCTCCGTTCCCAAGGGGACGCTGGTCATCCGGGCCGCCGAACTGCTCGGCATCGAGATCCCGCGGTTCTGCGACCATCCGCTCCTCGACCCGGCCGGCGCCTGCCGCCAGTGCATCGTCGAGGTGGAGGGCCAGCGCAAGCCGATGGCCTCCTGCACCATCACCTGCACCGACGGGATGGTGGTCAAGACACAGCTCACCTCGCCGGTGGCCGAGAAGGCGCAGCGCGGGGTGATGGAGCTGCTGCTGATCAACCATCCGCTGGACTGCCCGGTCTGTGACAAGGGCGGTGAATGCCCGCTACAGAACCAGGCGATGAGCACCGGTTCGGCGGAGAGCCGCTTCGAGGGGCGGAAGCGCACCTTCGCCAAGCCGGTCCCGATCTCGGCCCAGGTGCTGCTGGACCGCGAGCGCTGTGTGCTGTGCGCGCGCTGCACCCGCTTCTCCAACCAGATCGCGGGCGACCCGATGATCGAGCTGCTGGAGCGGGGCGCGCTCCAGCAGGTGGGCACCGGCGAGGGCGATCCGTTCGAGTCGTACTTCTCGGGCAACACCATCCAGATCTGCCCGGTGGGCGCCCTGACCTCGGCGGCGTACCGCTTCCGCTCCCGCCCCTTCGACCTGGTCTCCTCGCCGAGCGTGTGCGAGCACTGCGCGGGCGGCTGCGCGACCCGCACCGACCACCGGCGCGGCAAGGTGATGCGGCGGCTGGCGGCGGACGACCCCGAGGTCAACGAGGAGTGGATCTGCGACAAGGGCCGCTTCGGCTTCCGCTACGCGCAGCTTCCGGACCGGCTCACCACCCCGCTGGTGCGCGACCGCGCGACGGGGAAGCTGGAGCCGGCGAGCTGGCCCGAGGCGCTGGACGCGGCGGCCGCGGGGCTCGCGATGGCGCGCGGCCGCACCGGCGTGCTCACCGGCGGCCGGCTGACCGTCGAGGACGCCTACGCCTACGCGAAGTTCGCCCGGCTCGCCCTGGACACCAACGACATCGACTTCCGCGCCCGTACCCACACCGACGAGGAAGCCGACTTCCTGGCCACCCATGTCGCGGGCCGGGGCCGTGATCTGGACGGCAGCGGACTCAGCTACACCACGCTGGAGCAGGCCCCGGCCGTCCTGCTGGTCGGTTTCGAGTCCGAGGAGGAGTCGCCCGGCGTCTTCCTGCGGCTGCGCAAGGCGTACCGCAAGCGCGGTCAGCGCACCTTCTCGCTGGCCACCCACGCCACCCGGGGCCTGGAGAAGGCGGGCGGCACCCTGCTGCCGGCCGCCCCCGGCACCGAGACCGAGTGGCTGGACGCCATCGCGGGCCGCACCGGGCTGGACGAGAGCGGGGAGCGGGCCGCCGAGGCGCTGCGCCAGGAGGGCGCGGTGATCATCGTGGGCGAGCGGCTGGCGTCCGTGGCCGGCGGGCTGACCGCCGCTGTACGGGCCGCCGCCGCCACCGGGGCCACGCTCGCCTGGATTCCGCGCCGGGCCGGGGAGCGCGGCGCGATCGAGGCGGGCGCGCTCCCCGGGCTGCTGCCCGGCGGCCGCCCGGCCCACGATCCGCGGGCCCGCGAGGAGGTCTCCTCGGTCTGGGGGACCACCGATCTTCCGCACCAGGTGGGCCGGGACACCGGCCAGATCATCGAGGCCGCGGCGGTCGGCGGGCTGGGCGCGCTGCTGGTCGCGGGCGTCGAGGTCGGCGATCTGCCCGATCCGGCGCGGGCGCTGGAGGCGCTGGACGCGGTGGACTTCGTGGTCAGCCTGGAGCAGCGGCCCTCGGAGGTCACCGAGCGGGCCGATGTGGTGCTGCCGGTCGCGGCGGTCGTCGAGAAGTCCGGCACCTTCCTCAACTGGGAGGGACGGGCCCGGCCGTTCGAGGCGGCGCTCAAGCCCGACCAGATGACCCGCCGGCACACCCTCCCGGACGCCCGCGTGCTGCACATGCTGGCCGACGTGCTGGACACGCCCCTGAACCTGCCGGACGTCGAGGCGGTACGCGCCGAGATGACCCGGCTCGGCACCTGGCAGGGCCCGCGCGCCACCGGCTCGCGGGAGACTGGCGTGCCGCTGCCCCGGCCGGCCGAGGGCGAGGCGGTGCTCGCCGGCCACCGGCTGCTGCTCGACCAGGGCCGGCTCCAGGACGGCGATCCGGCGCTGGCCGGGACCCGCCACGCGGCGGTGGCCCGGCTCTCGGCGGCCACGGCGGTCGAGGCGGGCGTCGAGGACGGTCAGACCGTCCGGGTCACCGGCCCGGCCGGCTCCGTCCAGCTGCCGCTGAGCGTCACCCCGATGCCCGACCGGGTGGTCTGGCTGCCGCTGGCCTCCGTCGGCGGCGGCGTCCAGCGCGATCTCGGGGCCCGCCCCGGCGATGTTGTCACGATCACTGCCCCCGCGACGGAGGTGACCCAGTGAGCTATCTCGCCGCAGAGGACCTGTCGATGTTCGGCCGCGACCCGTGGTGGCTGATCCTGATCAAGGCCGTCTTCTGCTTCGCGTTCCTGATGCTGACGGTGCTCATTTCCATCGTCATGGAGCGCAAGGTGGTCGGCTGGATGCAGCTGCGCATCGGGCCCAACCGGCACGGCCCTTGGGGCATGCTCCAGTCCCTCGCGGACGGCGTGAAGCTGATGTTCAAGGAGGACGTGGTCGTCAAGGGCGCGGACAAGGTGGTCTACGTCCTGGCGCCGGTCGTCGCGGCCATCCCCGCCTTCATGGCGGTCGCGGTGATGCCGTTCGGCCCGTCCGGTGGCGAGATCTCGATCTTCGGCCACCGCACCGCGATGCAGCTGACCGACCTGCCGATCGCCGTCCTCTACATCCTGGCCACCGCCTCGGTGGGCATCTACGGCATCGTGCTGGCGGGCTGGTCCTCCGGATCGACGTATCCGCTCCTGGGCGGCCTGCGCTCCTGCGCCCAGATGATCAGCTACGAGATCGCGATGGGCCTCTCCTTCGCGGCCGTCTTCCTCTACTCCGGGTCGATGTCGACCTCGCAGATCGTCGAATCGCAGCACGACCGCTGGTACGCGGTGCTGTTGCCGGTCTCGTTCCTCATCTACATCGTCTCGATGATCGGTGAGACGAACCGGGCGCCCTTCGACATGCCGGAGTCCGAGGGCGACCTGGTGGGCGGCTTCAACACCGAGTACTCGTCGATCAAATTCGCGATGTTCATGCTCGCCGAGTACGTCAACATGGTCACCGTCTCGATGGTCGCCGTCACCCTCTTCCTCGGCGGCTGGCGGGCACCCTGGCCGATCAGCACCTTCTGGGAGGGCGCCAACCACGGCTGGTGGCCGATGCTGTGGTTCCTCGGCAAGGTCGTCGTATCGCTGTTCGTCTTCATCTGGGTGCGCGGCACGCTGCCGCGCGTCCGCTACGACCAGTTCATGAAGCTGGGCTGGAAGGTGCTCATCCCGATCTCGATGGTCTGGCTGATGCTGGTCGCCACCGTCCGGGCGCTGCGCAACGAGAACTACGACTACCAGGACATCGTGCTGTACGTGGGCGGCGCGGTGATCGCGCTGCTGCTGCTGTCCTTCGTGGTCGACTTCTTCCGCGACCGTTCGTCGGCGCAGGCCGAGGCCGGAGCGGAACCGGGACCGGAGCCCGCCTTCGATCCGATGGCGGGAGGTTTCCCGGTGCCGCCGCTGCCCGGCCAGACCTTGCCGCCCGTCCCCCGCCGACGTCCCCGCCGCGAGCGCGAGTTGATTGTCAGTGGTGGCACCGACACTGTCAGTGACGGAAAGGAGGCCGACGGTGTCTGACTTCCAGAACCCGGTGGCCGGCTTCGGCGTGACCTTCAAGGCCATGTTCAAGAAGCGGCTCACCGAGCAGTACCCAGAGCAGAAGAAGCCCACCGCGCCCCGCTTCCACGGACGCCACCAGCTCAACCGGCACCCGGACGGGCTGGAGAAGTGCGTCGGCTGTGAGCTGTGCGCCTGGGCCTGTCCGGCCGACGCGATCTATGTGGAGGGCGCGGACAACACCGACGAGGAGCGCTACTCCCCGGGCGAGCGCTACGGCCGCGTCTACCAGATCAACTACCTGCGCTGCATCCTGTGCGGCCTGTGCGTCGAGGCGTGCCCCACCCGGGCGCTGACCATGACCAATGAGTACGAGCTGGCCGACCGCAGCCGCGAATCGCTCATCTACACCAAGGAGGAACTGCTCGCCGGGCTCGAGGACGGGATGGTCGACTCCCCGCACGCCATGTACCCCGGCACGGACGAGCAGGACTACTACCGGGGTCTGGTCACCGAGGCCGCGCCCGGGACCACCCGGCAGACCGCGGCCGGCGAGGGCGAGACCCTGTCCGACCAGGCCGCGGGGAACGAGGAGGTGCAGGGATGAGCGGCGCCCTGGCCGCGGCCTCCACCACCTCCACCGGTGAGGCCTTCCAGTTCTGGGTGCTCGGCACCGTCGCCGTGATCGGCGCGCTGTGCACGATCCTGATGCGCAAGGCCGTGCACAGCGCCCTGTGCCTGGCGGGCACGATGATCGTCCTGGCGGTCTTCTACCTCGCCAACGGCGCGTACTTCCTGGGCGTCGTGCAGATCGTCGTCTACACCGGCGCGATCATGATGCTCTTCCTCTTCGTGGTGATGCTGGTCGGCGTCACCGCCGCCGACTCCCTCAAGGAGACCCTGAAGGGGCAGCGCTGGCTCGCCGCCCTCTGCGGGCTCGGCTTCGGCATCCTGCTGTGCGCCGGGATCGGCAATGCCTCGCTGAAGACGTGGAACGGCCTGGGCCAGGCCAACTCCGGCGGCAATGTGGAGGGCCTGGCGGCCCTGGTCTTCACCAAATACGTCTTCGCCTTCGAGATCACCGGCGCGCTGCTGATCACCGCGGCGGTCGGCGCGATGGTGCTGACCCACCGCGAGCGCACCGAGCGGGCCCGCACCCAGCGCGAGCAGTCCGAGGCGCGGGTGCGCACCGGCCGGAACGTCCCGCCGCTGCCCGCCCCCGGTGTCTACGCCCGGCACAACGCGGTGGACATCCCCGGTCTGCTGCCCGACGGCACCCCGTCCGAGCTGACCGTCAACGCGACGCTGCGCGGCCGCGGCCAGATCCGGGACGTCTCCCAGGAGTCGCTGGCCGAGCTGGCGGCGCTGGAGCAGCGCTCCCAGCGCTGGCTGGGCCGGACGGCCACGGGCGGCGGCAAGAGGGACGAGGACCGGGCGCGGGGGCGAAACGGCGAGAACACCGGGAACGGCGGGAACGCCGAGAACGCCGAGGACACAGAGACCACCGAGAACGCCGAGAACGCCGGGCATTCGAGGGGAGCCGCCAAGTGAATCCGGTCAACTACCTCTACCTGGCCGCCCTGTTGTTCACCATCGGTGCGGCCGGTGTCGTGATCAGGCGGAACGCGATCGTCCTCTTCATGTGCGTCGAGCTGATGCTGAACGCGTGCAACCTGGCGTTCGTCACCTTCTCCCGGCTGCACGGCAATCTCGACGGCCAGATCATCGCCTTCTTCACGATGGTCGTCGCGGCGGCGGAGGTCGTGGTCGGCCTCGCGATCATCGTCACCGTCTTCCGCGCCCGCCACTCGGCCTCGGTCGACGACGCCAGCCTGATGAAGCTCTAGAAGGGGTCGCGTTCAAGTGGAGAACCTCATCGGATTGCTCGTCGCGGCGCCGCTGCTCGGCGCGGCCCTGCTGCTGTGCGGGGGGCGGCGGCTGGACGGCAAGGGCCATTACCTCGGCACGGTGCTCGCCGCGGCCTCCTTCGTGATCGGCGCGGTGCTCTTCGCCGAGATGCTCGGCCGCGGCGAGCACGACCGGGCCCTGCACAGCAAGGTCTTCAGCTGGATCCCGGTGGGCGGCTTCCGGGCGGACGTCGCCTTCCAGCTCGACCAGCTGTCGATGACCTTCGTGCTGCTGATCACCGGTGTGGGCACACTGATCCACATCTACTCGATCGGCTATATGGAGCACGACGAGCGCCGCCGCCGCTTCTTCGGCTATCTCAATCTCTTCCTCGCGGCGATGCTGCTGCTCGTCCTCGCCGACAACTACCTGTTGCTGTACGTCGGCTGGGAGGGCGTCGGCCTCGCCTCCTACCTGCTCATCGGCTTCTGGCAGCACAAGCCCAGTGCGGCGACGGCGGCCAAGAAGGCGTTCATCGTCAACCGCGTCGGCGATATGGGCCTGTCGATCGCGATCATGCTGATGTTCACGACGTTCGGGACCTTCACCTTCGCCCCGGTGCTGACGGACGCGGACCACGCGGGCGAGGGCAAGCTCACCGCGATCGGGCTGATGCTGCTGCTCGCCGCCTGCGGCAAGTCGGCCCAGGTGCCGCTGCAGTCCTGGCTCGGGGACGCGATGGAGGGCCCGACCCCGGTCTCGGCCCTGATCCACGCGGCGACCATGGTGACCGCCGGGGTGTATCTGATCACCCGCTCCGGCGCGATCTTCGAGGGCGCACCGGACGCCCAGGTCGCGGTGGTCACGGTCGGCGCGGTCACGCTCCTCTTCGGTGCGATCGTCGGTTGCGCCAAGGACGACATCAAGAAGGCCCTGGCCGGGTCCACCATGTCGCAGATCGGCTACATGGTCCTGGCCGCCGGGCTCGGCCCGATCGGCTATGTCTTCGCGATCATGCACCTGGTGACCCACGGCTTCTTCAAGGCGGGGCTCTTCCTCGGCGCCGGATCGGTCATGCACGCCATGAACGACGAGGTCGACATGCGCAAGTACGGCGGCCTGCGGAGGTACATGCCGGTCACCTTCGTCACCTTCGGGCTCGGCTACCTCGCGATCATCGGCTTCCCGGGTCTGTCCGGCTTCTGGTCCAAGGACAAGATCATCGAGGCGGCGTTCGCCAAGGGCGGCACCGAGGGCTGGATCCTCGGCGGCGCGGCCCTGCTGGGTGCGGCCATCACCGCGTACTACATGACGCGGGTGATGCTGCTGACCTTCTTCGGCGAGAAGCGCTGGGGCACCACCCCGTCGCCCGACGAGCCCAGCGCCGAGCCCGCCGCCGAGTCGGCCGGGGCACATGCGGAACCGCATCCGCACGAGTCGCCGAAGTCCATGACCATCCCCATGATCGTGCTGGCCGTGGGATCGGTCTTCGCGGGCGGGCTGTTCAGCCTCAACGACTCGTTCCTGAAGTGGCTGGAGCCGGTCACCGGCCACAGCCACGGCGACTCCCCGCTCAGTGCCGCGGCGGTCACCGCCGGGACGATGGTCGTGCTGGCGATCGGTGTCGCGCTCGCCTGGGCGCAGTACGGACGCCGGCCGGTGCCGCGGACCGCCCCGCGCGGATCCCTGCTCACCCGGGCCGCCCGGCGCGATCTGCTCCAGGACGACTTCAACCATGTCGCGCTCGTCAAACCCGGCCAGTATCTGACCCGCGGTCTGGTCTATGTCGATCACAAGCTGGTCGACGGGGTGGTCAACGGCACCGCGGCCTCGGTCGGCGGACTCTCCGGCCGGCTGCGGAGGTTCCAGAACGGCTACGCCCGTACGTACGCGGTCTCGATGTTCGGCGGTGCGGCGGTGCTCATCGCCGCGACCCTGCTGATGAGGGCGGTCTGAGTCATGTCATTTCCCCTGCTGACGGCCACGGCCGTGGTGCCCGCGCTCGGTGCGGTCGCCACCGCCGCCGTGCCCGCCGCCAAGCGCGCCGCCGCCAAATGGGTGGCGCTGGGCTTCTCGCTGGCCACGCTCGTCCTCGCGGCGATCGTGCTGGTCCGCTTCGATCCCGACGGCGGCCGCTTCCAGCTCACCGAGTCCCATGCCTGGATCAAGGACTTCGGGGTCCGCTACGTACTGGGCGTGGACGGGATCGCGGTCGCGCTGATCGCGCTCACCGCGGTGCTCATCCCCTTCATCATCCTGGCGGGCTGGCATGACGCCGATCCGCTCGAAGGCGCCCGCCCCAACCGCCGCTGGCGGCCCACCCAGGGCTTCTTCGCGCTGATCCTGCTGGTCGAGGCTATGGTGGTGATCTCCTTCGAGGCCACCGACGTCTTCCTCTTCTACATCTTCTTCGAAGCCATGCTGATCCCGATGTACTTCCTCATCGGGGGCTTCGGGGACCGGGCCGGGGGCCGCTCCGAGGAGGAGACGGCCACTCAGCGCTCCTACGCCGCGGTGAAGTTCCTGCTCTACAACCTCGCGGGCGGGCTGATCATGCTGGCCGCGGTGGTCGGGCTGTACGCGGTCACCGCCGATCACCTCGGCAGCGGCACCTTCTCGCTCCAGGAGATCGTCCAGGCACGAGCCGGCGGCCGGCTGGACATGTCGTCCAGTACCGAGCGGCTGCTGTTCCTCGGCTTCTTCTTCGCCTTCGCGGTGAAGGCGCCGCTGTGGCCGCTGCACACCTGGCTGCCCAACGCGATGGGGGAGTCCACCGCCCCGGTCGCCGTGCTGATCACCGCGGTCGTCGACAAGGTCGGCACCTTCGCGATGCTCCGCTTCTGCCTCCAGCTCTTCCCGGAGGCCAGCAAGTGGGCCACCCCGACGATCCTGGTCCTCGCGCTCATCAGCATCATCTACGGGGCGCTGCTGGCGATCGGCCAGCGGGACATCAAGCGGCTGATCGCCTACGCCTCGATCTCCCACTTCGGCTTCATCATCCTGGGCATCTTCGCGATGACCAGCCAGGGCCAGGGCGGCGCCACCCTCTACATGGTCAACCACGGCGTCTCCACGGCCGCGCTGATGCTGGTGGCCGGGTTCCTGATC is a window from the Streptomyces luomodiensis genome containing:
- a CDS encoding NADH-quinone oxidoreductase subunit C, encoding MTEANGVNGPNGVNPDQDLNAENLPGRRGDQGEPIRVQRGMFGANNGGDTTGYGGLVRPVRLPGQATRPYGGWFDEVADELEGALEEQSLLPENAIEKTVVDRGELTFHIAREHLPRVARTLRDDPALRFELCTGVSGVHFPGDKGRELHAVYHLRSITHNRVIRLEVSAPDSDPHIPSIVDVYPTNDWHERETYDFFGLIFDGHPALTRIMMPDDWQGFPQRKDYPLGGIPVEYKGAQIPAPDQRRSYS
- a CDS encoding NADH-quinone oxidoreductase subunit D: MTAPHATPSASARETTEGTVYTVTGGDWDEVVAATAKADDERIIVNMGPQHPSTHGVLRLILEIDGETVTETRCGIGYLHTGIEKNLEFRNWTQGTTFVTRMDYLTPFYNEAVYCLGVEKLLGIEDQIPDRASVIRVLLMELNRLSSHLVAIATGGMELGATTIMIYGFRDREMILDIYELITGLRMNHAYIRPGGLAQDLPPGTVDQIRAFLKTMRKNMAEYDKLATGNPIFKARLQDVGYLDLAGCMALGVTGPILRATGLPHDLRKSDPYCGYETYDFEVPTADTCDAYGRFLIRLEEMRQSLRIVEQCLDRLEPGPVMVADKKIAWPAQLALGPDGLGNSLDHIKNIMGTSMEALIHHFKLVTEGFRVPPGQVYATVESPKGELGAHMVSDGGTRPYRVHFRDPSFTNLQAVAAMCEGGQVADVIVAVASIDPVMGGVDR
- the nuoE gene encoding NADH-quinone oxidoreductase subunit NuoE, translated to MPELPAPDYPAEVRARLEADAREVIARYPDSRSALLPLLHLVQSEEGHVTRTGMRFCAELLDLTTAEVTAVATFYTMYRRKPSGDYQVGVCTNTLCAVMGGDAIFEELQSHLGVGNGETTEDGKVTLEHIECNAACDYAPVVMVNWEFFDNQTVESAKRLVDDLRAGRTVEPTRGAPLCTYKETARILAGFPDARPGAVEAGGSAGPASLVGLRLAKGEAAPGRVVSPRSADAPQDEAPPTHPSSHDAPQRTSASDPHHPAGPVAEEGE
- the nuoF gene encoding NADH-quinone oxidoreductase subunit NuoF, with product MTVTTEINGHSPEKLLAPVLSAFWDQPNSWALRTYLRHEGYEGMRKALAMDPDAVIALVKEAGLRGRGGAGFPTGMKWQFIPQGDGKPHYLVVNADESEPGTCKDIPLLYANPHALIEGMVIACHAIRSEHAFIYLRGEVVPVLRRLHEAVREAYEAGYLGTAERRRQKLGVDGLPGLDITVHAGAGAYICGEETALLDSLEGRRGQPRLRPPFPAVAGLYACPTVVNNVESIASVPSILNKGKEWFRSMGSEKSPGFTLYSLSGHVANPGQYEGPLGITLRQLLEMSGGMRPGHRLKFWTPGGSSTPLLTDEHLDVPLDYEGVGAAGSMLGTKALQCFDETTCVVRAVTRWTEFYAHESCGKCTPCREGTYWLVQLLRDIEAGKGRMDDLDKLADIADNINGKSFCALGDGAASPIFSSLKYFRAEYEQHITGGGCPFDPAKSTAWADQPRSTHLGVNA
- a CDS encoding NADH-quinone oxidoreductase subunit G, whose translation is MTVTTNAPSSGGEAAVPREDLVSVTIDGIEISVPKGTLVIRAAELLGIEIPRFCDHPLLDPAGACRQCIVEVEGQRKPMASCTITCTDGMVVKTQLTSPVAEKAQRGVMELLLINHPLDCPVCDKGGECPLQNQAMSTGSAESRFEGRKRTFAKPVPISAQVLLDRERCVLCARCTRFSNQIAGDPMIELLERGALQQVGTGEGDPFESYFSGNTIQICPVGALTSAAYRFRSRPFDLVSSPSVCEHCAGGCATRTDHRRGKVMRRLAADDPEVNEEWICDKGRFGFRYAQLPDRLTTPLVRDRATGKLEPASWPEALDAAAAGLAMARGRTGVLTGGRLTVEDAYAYAKFARLALDTNDIDFRARTHTDEEADFLATHVAGRGRDLDGSGLSYTTLEQAPAVLLVGFESEEESPGVFLRLRKAYRKRGQRTFSLATHATRGLEKAGGTLLPAAPGTETEWLDAIAGRTGLDESGERAAEALRQEGAVIIVGERLASVAGGLTAAVRAAAATGATLAWIPRRAGERGAIEAGALPGLLPGGRPAHDPRAREEVSSVWGTTDLPHQVGRDTGQIIEAAAVGGLGALLVAGVEVGDLPDPARALEALDAVDFVVSLEQRPSEVTERADVVLPVAAVVEKSGTFLNWEGRARPFEAALKPDQMTRRHTLPDARVLHMLADVLDTPLNLPDVEAVRAEMTRLGTWQGPRATGSRETGVPLPRPAEGEAVLAGHRLLLDQGRLQDGDPALAGTRHAAVARLSAATAVEAGVEDGQTVRVTGPAGSVQLPLSVTPMPDRVVWLPLASVGGGVQRDLGARPGDVVTITAPATEVTQ